A window of Accipiter gentilis chromosome 24, bAccGen1.1, whole genome shotgun sequence contains these coding sequences:
- the NDUFA1 gene encoding NADH dehydrogenase [ubiquinone] 1 alpha subcomplex subunit 1 yields the protein MWYEILPGMAVMGVCLSIPGLSTFYMHRWCNGGKEKRIARYPYQWTLMERDRRVSGVNKYYVSKGLENID from the exons ATGTGGTACGAGATCCTGCCCGGCATGGCCGTCATGGGCGTCTGCCTCAGCATCCCCGGCCTCTCCACCTTCTACATGCACCGCTGGTGCAACGGCGGCAAG GAGAAGAGGATCGCCCGCTATCCCTACCAGTGGACCCTGATGGAAAGAGACAGGCGGGTGTCGGGCGTCAACAAGTACTACGTCTCCAAG ggtcTGGAGAACATAGACTAA
- the UPF3B gene encoding regulator of nonsense transcripts 3B: protein MKEDKENARPKERRGPAAGPAALLGTGSGTATGTATGTDGRAGGAEPDRLERPKDKKETLSKVVIRRLPPSLTKEQLEEHLQPLPEHDYFEFFANDSSLYPHMFSRAYINFKNQEDIVLFRDRFDGYVFVDHKGQEYAAIVEFAPFQKAAKKKSKKKDAKTGTIEDDPEYKKFLESYSADDEKLTSTPETLLEEIEARNKELIAKKTTPLLNFLKNKQRLREEKREERRRRELERKRQREEERRKWKEEERRKRKEAEKLKKVDRCPEKERDRSKEEPKIKLLKKPEKDEKDLERKEKSKKLEKEALREEKNASSASAKRSDGETKEEKAKKSEDECVKDYRDRDRDFERDREYERAQREKLRRQEEERRRQKERFDKEKVFRRKEEEVKKERDLLREKGKKSDLTDFASSTDKSEKVTKDDKKEDTIKRDRIRNKDRPAMQLYQPGARSRSRLCQYEDSAAKPTDQGADKKQESETSNMKEEE, encoded by the exons ATGAAGGAGGACAAGGAAAACGCCAGGCCCAAGGAACGGCGCgggcccgccgccggcccggcggcCCTGCTGGGGACGGGGAGCGGGACCGCCACCGGGACCGCCACCGGGACGGACGGTAGGGCCGGGGGTGCCGAGCCTGACCGCCTGGAGCGGCCCAAGGACAAGAAGGAGACGCTCAGCAAG GTGGTGATCCGCCGGCTGCCGCCCAGCCTGACgaaggagcagctggaggagcacctccagcccctgcccgAGCACGACTACTTCGAGTTCTTCGCCAACGACTCCAG CTTGTACCCTCACATGTTCTCAAGAGCCTACATCAACTTTAAAAACCAGGAAGACATAGTCCTCTTCAGGGATCGCTTTGACGGCTATGTTTTTGTCGATCACAAAG GTCAGGAATATGCTGCCATAGTTGAGTTTGCACCTTTccaaaaagctgcaaaaaagaagagtaagaaaaagGATGCCAAAACTGGAACTATCGAAGATG ATCCAGAGTACAAGAAGTTTTTGGAAAGTTACAGTGCAGATGATGAAAAATTAACCTCCACTCCTGAAACTTTGCTGGAGGAAATAGAGGCAAGAAACAAAGAGCTAATAG CTAAAAAGACTACTCCTTTATTGAACTTCTTGAAAAATAAACAG agactgagagaagaaaaaagagaggagaggaggaggagagaattggaaagaaaaagacaaagagaagaagaaagaagaaaatggaaagaggaggagagaaggaagagaaaagaagcagaaaaactgAAGAAGGTAGACAGAtgcccagaaaaagaaagagacagatcAAAAGAAGAACCAAAGATTAAG cTACTTAAGAAGcctgaaaaagatgaaaaagacttggagagaaaagaaaaatccaagaaactggaaaaagaggctctgagggaggaaaaaaatgcgaGTAGTGCATCTGCCAAACGATCTGATGGGGAGACAaaagaagagaaggcaaaaaa ATCAGAAGATGAGTGTGTAAAGGACTACAGGGACCGAGATAGAGATTTTGAAAGAGACAGAGAATATGAGAGAGCACAGAGGGAGAAACTGAGACGCCAAGAAGAGGAGCGTCGGAGGCAGAAAGAGCGCTTTGATAAAGAGAaggtttttagaagaaaagaggaagaggtgaaaaaggagagagatttactcagagaaaagggaaagaaaagtgatCTTACAGACTTTGCCAGCAGCACGGACAAATCTGAGAAAGTAACCAAAGACGATAAAAAAGAGGATACAATTAAGAGGGATCGTATCAGAAACAAG GATCGTCCAGCAATGCAGCTGTACCAGCCAGGAGCCCGAAGCCGAAGCAGATTGTGTCAGTATGAAGACAGTGCTGCGAAGCCCACAGATCAGGGAGCGGATAAGAAACAAGAGAGTGAGACCAGTAATATGAAGGAAGAGGAGTGA
- the RPL39 gene encoding 60S ribosomal protein L39, with protein MSSHKTFKIKRFLAKKQKQNRPIPQWIRMKTGNKIRYNSKRRHWRRTKLGL; from the exons ATG TCGTCTCACAAGACGTTCAAGATCAAACGCTTCCTCGcgaagaagcagaagcagaaccGGCCTATCCCGCAGTGGATTCGCATGAAAACGGGCAACAAGATCAG GTACAACTCCAAAAGGAGACACTGGAGAAGGACCAAACTGGGCTTGTAA
- the SOWAHD gene encoding ankyrin repeat domain-containing protein SOWAHD isoform X1: protein MARRERGPAGQKVAGIVRTFTFLEAAQPQAGSLARSSHLWPAATGTRERFHPLQKMDTNRSAGWGSQGPGSWGRTAGRLSVSPSSTRRKELKEILLQSNSPGSTMRFATAQKTSNSSSLLAGPDQEQKPEQSPEVLPLALDPLEHEWLLTAAQGDADNIVRLMDLDPSLLTRKDFVTGFTALHWLAKHGCHESFIQVMSHAQKNNYPINVNIPTASGGLTPLHLAALQGHELLIKVLVGAYGADTSRRDHNGRKAWQYLRADTSRELKELAGALEEDLVQLGSHNTNNNWRAGTDKETMPPSCNRFPAPCEIPRSLPHAPPLGCCLFMTGKAVSQ, encoded by the exons ATGGCCCGGCGGGAGCGAGGCCCGGCAGGGCAGAAGGTAGCTGGCATCGTCCGGACGTTCACCTTCCTGGAAGCCGCCCAGCCCCAAGCGGGAAGCTTAGCCCGCAGCTCCCATCTCTGGCCGGCCGCCACGGGGACCAGAGAGCGTTTCCATCCGCTGCAGAAGATGGACACCAACAGGAGCGCCGGCTGGGGCAGCCAAGGCCCGGGGAGCTGGGGTAGGACTGCAGGCAGGCTCTCCGTCAGCCCCAGCAGTACCCGGAGGAAGGAGCTGAAGGAAATCCTCCTGCAGAGCAACAGCCCCGGCAGCACCATGCGGTTTGCCACTGCTCAGAAGACGTCCAACAGCAGCAGTCTCCTTGCAGGGCCAGACCAAGAGCAGAAGCCCGAGCAGAGCCCCGAGGTGCTGCCCCTTGCCCTGGATCCCCTGGAGCACGAGTGGCTGCTGACAGCGGCCCAGGGCGATGCGGATAACATCGTCAGGCTGATGGATCTGGATCCCAGCCTGCTGACCAGGAAAGACTTTGTGACGGGCTTCACCGCTCTCCACTGGCTTGCCAAGCATGGCTGCCATGAGAGCTTCATCCAGGTCATGTCCCACGCCCAGAAGAACAACTATCCCATCAACGTGAACATCCCCACCGCCAGCGGCGGGCTCACCCCCTTGCACTTGGCTGCCCTGCAGGGACACGAGCTGCTCATCAAAGTGCTGGTGGGAGCTTACGGGGCGGACACCAGCCGCAGGGACCACAACGGGCGCAAGGCTTGGCAGTACCTGAGGGCAGACACCTCCAGGGAGCTGAAGGAGCTGGCGGGGGCCTTGGAGGAGGACTTGGTCCAGCTGGGCTCTCACAACACCAACAACAACT GGAGAGCGGGTACAGACAAGGAGACCATGCCACCGAGCTGCAATCGCTTTCCAGCTCCCTGTGAGATCCCCAGATCTCTGCCACATGCGCCTCCTCTGGGTTGCTGTTTGTTTATGACAGGCAAAGCTGTTTCTCAGTAA
- the SOWAHD gene encoding ankyrin repeat domain-containing protein SOWAHD isoform X2 has product MARRERGPAGQKVAGIVRTFTFLEAAQPQAGSLARSSHLWPAATGTRERFHPLQKMDTNRSAGWGSQGPGSWGRTAGRLSVSPSSTRRKELKEILLQSNSPGSTMRFATAQKTSNSSSLLAGPDQEQKPEQSPEVLPLALDPLEHEWLLTAAQGDADNIVRLMDLDPSLLTRKDFVTGFTALHWLAKHGCHESFIQVMSHAQKNNYPINVNIPTASGGLTPLHLAALQGHELLIKVLVGAYGADTSRRDHNGRKAWQYLRADTSRELKELAGALEEDLVQLGSHNTNNNCKSSGEARAGEDSVDSRAKGKAQRSWCLSTLRAFVKQASSFFQER; this is encoded by the coding sequence ATGGCCCGGCGGGAGCGAGGCCCGGCAGGGCAGAAGGTAGCTGGCATCGTCCGGACGTTCACCTTCCTGGAAGCCGCCCAGCCCCAAGCGGGAAGCTTAGCCCGCAGCTCCCATCTCTGGCCGGCCGCCACGGGGACCAGAGAGCGTTTCCATCCGCTGCAGAAGATGGACACCAACAGGAGCGCCGGCTGGGGCAGCCAAGGCCCGGGGAGCTGGGGTAGGACTGCAGGCAGGCTCTCCGTCAGCCCCAGCAGTACCCGGAGGAAGGAGCTGAAGGAAATCCTCCTGCAGAGCAACAGCCCCGGCAGCACCATGCGGTTTGCCACTGCTCAGAAGACGTCCAACAGCAGCAGTCTCCTTGCAGGGCCAGACCAAGAGCAGAAGCCCGAGCAGAGCCCCGAGGTGCTGCCCCTTGCCCTGGATCCCCTGGAGCACGAGTGGCTGCTGACAGCGGCCCAGGGCGATGCGGATAACATCGTCAGGCTGATGGATCTGGATCCCAGCCTGCTGACCAGGAAAGACTTTGTGACGGGCTTCACCGCTCTCCACTGGCTTGCCAAGCATGGCTGCCATGAGAGCTTCATCCAGGTCATGTCCCACGCCCAGAAGAACAACTATCCCATCAACGTGAACATCCCCACCGCCAGCGGCGGGCTCACCCCCTTGCACTTGGCTGCCCTGCAGGGACACGAGCTGCTCATCAAAGTGCTGGTGGGAGCTTACGGGGCGGACACCAGCCGCAGGGACCACAACGGGCGCAAGGCTTGGCAGTACCTGAGGGCAGACACCTCCAGGGAGCTGAAGGAGCTGGCGGGGGCCTTGGAGGAGGACTTGGTCCAGCTGGGCTCTCACAACACCAACAACAACTGTAAGTCATCCGGAGAGgccagggcaggggaggacagTGTGGACTCCAGGGCCAAGGGGAAAGCCCAGCGTTCCTGGTGCTTGTCAACGCTCCGGGCCTTTGTCAAACAGGCATCTTCTTTCTTCCAAGAGCGCTGA